One window of Centropristis striata isolate RG_2023a ecotype Rhode Island chromosome 21, C.striata_1.0, whole genome shotgun sequence genomic DNA carries:
- the LOC131959715 gene encoding testis-expressed protein 47 produces the protein MATSQRSGSFSFGLRLSEEEEDSTMLDVLRGEKREKIVLQRLIVIARLPHGLADRTEPGAHYEKLNFQLSKQYIWDHMTGLLLIYPTCLLHVIESSREVLAAVLKDLKDLQQQPDSALLEAPKVVFMAHNPQSRLFQQWSYKVLGADQGPGDSVAKGLEEEEESTETLVCSVLSALQKLGEHVEMSKKAVPGSVLDETPDLIVPQEILHKLLTRDELQTPEQHLQMYNSPFNISMDFGQVIRSSCLTKV, from the exons ATGGCGACTTCTCAGAGATCTGGAAGCTTTTCTTTCGGACTCAGACTctcagaggaagaagaggacagCACCATGTTGGATGTGCTTCGGGGGGAGAAGAGAGAG AAGATCGTGCTACAGCGACTGATAGTGATTGCTCGGCTCCCCCACGGCCTTGCTGACAGGACAGAACCGGGAG CTCATTACGAAAAACTCAACTTCCAGCTCAGCAAACAGTATATTTGGGATCACATGACGGGCCTGCTGCTGATTTATCCGACCTGCCTGCTGCATGTTATTGAA TCATCCAGGGAAGTTCTGGCTGCTGTTTTAAAAGACCTTAAAGACCTGCAGCAACAGCCAGACAG TGCCTTGCTGGAAGCTCCCAAGGTTGTGTTCATGGCCCATAACCCTCAGAGCAGGCTGTTCCAGCAGTGGAGCTACAAG GTGCTCGGTGCAGACCAGGGGCCCGGGGACTCTGTGGCTAAGGGactggaggaagaggaagagagcacAGAGACTCTGGTGTGCTCGGTCCTGTCAGCGCTGCAGAAACTGGGAGAACACGTGGAGATGTCTAAGAAG GCTGTTCCTGGGTCAGTGCTGGATGAGACTCCTGATCTAATCGTCCCTCAGGAGATTCTCCACAAACTATTAACTCGAGACGAGCTGCAGACTCCAGAACAGCACCTACAGATGTACAACTCACCGTTTAACATCAGCATGGACTTTG GACAAGTCATACGAAGCAGCTGCCTCACCAAAGTTTAA